Proteins from one Plodia interpunctella isolate USDA-ARS_2022_Savannah chromosome 3, ilPloInte3.2, whole genome shotgun sequence genomic window:
- the LOC128683910 gene encoding troponin C, isoallergen Bla g 6.0101-like, with product MEELDKTQLQLLKNAFDAFDHEKKGVISTDMVGTILEMLGHELDEGTLKEIIDEIDQDGSGELEFPEFCQLASKFLTEEEEDDEAMVQELREAFRLYDKEGNGYITTDVLKEIFRELDNTITADDLDTMIDEIDSDGSGTVDFEEFLEVMTGE from the exons ATG GAGGAACTGGATAAAACACAGTTGcaac TTTTGAAGAATGCCTTCGACGCGTTCGACCACGAGAAGAAGGGAGTGATCAGCACAGACATGGTTGGCACCATCCTGGAGATGTTGGGCCATGAGCTGGATGAGGGCACGCTAAAGGAAATCATTGACGAGATCGACCAAGATG gGTCCGGCGAGTTAGAGTTCCCTGAATTTTGTCAGTTGGCTTCTAAGTTCTTAACAGAAGAAGAGGAAGACGATGAAGCAATGGTACAGGAGTTGAGGGAGGCTTTCAGATTGTACGACAAAGAAG GTAACGGCTACATCACCACAGATGTCCTGAAGGAGATCTTCAGAGAGCTAGACAACACTATCACAGCTGACGACCTGGACACTATGATCGATGAAATTGACTCTGACGGCTCGGGGACCGTAGACTTTGAAG AATTCCTGGAGGTCATGACTGGTGAATAA